The segment TCGCTATTCTTTGCAGAATCTAAAATAACTCCCTCATTATCAATTAGATACATTCTGTCATCGGAAAAACTTAAGCATGCTATTGGAATTCTTTCTTGAATTAATATTTTTAGAGTATTTGGAATCTGTCTGATAACCTTAAAAGATTTTATTCTTGTATATTCTGACAAAATTTCCTTTATTATGTTATCATTTACTGCAAACAGATTTTTCTCTTCAAAACTTGCTAATCTGAGATATAATAAATTTTCATTAATGTAGTGTGTCCCTTTGATTTCTATTTCTTTAATATTTAATAAATTCCAATGTGATAATCCATAAAGTGAGAGATATGCAAAAGTGAATGCTAAAAACAAAAATAATATTAGCAAGTAAAAAAAGGAGAGAATTCTACTCTTTTTTACCTTGTTACTCCTTCTTTTATATACTTTTCTATTAATCTGCATCAGAAAAATCTCCCCAAAATTTAACTTCTGGCTCAAGCTTGATATTAAACTTTTTGAATACTTTCACCCTCATTATTTTTATAAGCTTATAAATATCATTTGAAGTCGCTTTACCAATATTGATAATAAAATTCGCATGCTTTTCAGAGATTTGTGCATCTCCAATTCTATACCCTTTTAATCCACACTTCTCAAGCAACTCACCCGCATAATAGTCATCACCGTTTTTGAAAACTGAACCAAAAGTATGACAATCCAAAAGAAATTTTGAGCTTCTAGTAAACAAATATTTCTTACATAGATCTTCAACCTTCTTTTGAGATTCCCTTTTTATTTTGAGAACTGCCTCAATAATTATATAATTGCTTCTCTTAAAATCAATTTTGCGATAATTAAAGTGTATATTCTCTGATGATATTTTTTCTAACTCTCCGTTCTCATTAATAATAGCAATTTCTTTAAGCATTTCAGCTATTGAATGGTCAAATGCTCCTGCATTCATTTCAACTATTCCGCCTATTGTTCCCGGTATGCCATTTAAAAATTCAAGTCCA is part of the Candidatus Cloacimonadota bacterium genome and harbors:
- the murB gene encoding UDP-N-acetylmuramate dehydrogenase, which codes for MQNINLFKNYILRENLNKYTFFNYLIKNYTTICTGGNAGCFIELPGLDILRNVFEFICKNEIKYNVIGNGSNLLVSENGFDGVVISLKKIPQKLYCKNNYLFISANIEVSHLLEMCQKYGLSGLEFLNGIPGTIGGIVEMNAGAFDHSIAEMLKEIAIINENGELEKISSENIHFNYRKIDFKRSNYIIIEAVLKIKRESQKKVEDLCKKYLFTRSSKFLLDCHTFGSVFKNGDDYYAGELLEKCGLKGYRIGDAQISEKHANFIINIGKATSNDIYKLIKIMRVKVFKKFNIKLEPEVKFWGDFSDAD
- a CDS encoding FtsQ-type POTRA domain-containing protein, with translation MQINRKVYKRRSNKVKKSRILSFFYLLILFLFLAFTFAYLSLYGLSHWNLLNIKEIEIKGTHYINENLLYLRLASFEEKNLFAVNDNIIKEILSEYTRIKSFKVIRQIPNTLKILIQERIPIACLSFSDDRMYLIDNEGVILDSAKNSDQKDLPVFKGINTNNLTFGRTISAKNIKVILSIYNYIKQKNPDFVDRISEFDMEDGEVILIEKARNVKFLLGSEKFQERIDKLIFAYQNFGIANFSEIDLRFSDPKNEIIILR